The following proteins come from a genomic window of Novosphingobium aromaticivorans DSM 12444:
- a CDS encoding PQQ-dependent sugar dehydrogenase, producing MNLIKKILISLVVILVLVGAYVAWSVRGTPAQFALNDTTGPRPKLADPDEQTIPTIKTADPIGWKDGEAPVAAEGLQVTRFADKLDHPRTVFTLPNGDVLVAETNSPPRKVGGVTGIVMNFLMKQVGAGGPSPNKIVLLRDGDGDGRAEQRFVMENPALDSPFGMAFRDGRLLVANHNAVLSFPYQLGQTSLSGKPEKLMDLPGGGNHWARNLLLSPDGTQLFVTVGSASNIAEGGIDAERGRAAIHEYDFAKKRSREFAGGLRNPNGLDFNPNSEELWTVVNERDQLGSDLVPDYLTNVPFGSNYGWPWAYWKKNIDWRVKEPMPEYLMDYVRKPEYGLGAHVAPLGLAFARGGNLLGDKFQQGAFIARHGSWNRRPLSGYDVVFVKFDALGNVLPKSPVPVLTGFLTEDQKARGRPTWVAFAKDGALLVSDDTGGVIWRVTAPGAKPAAEVKPLPKRAAPPQPKGTGKFIMKPNADSDLVKPQD from the coding sequence ATGAACCTCATCAAGAAGATCCTGATCTCGCTCGTCGTGATCCTGGTGCTCGTCGGCGCCTATGTCGCCTGGTCCGTTCGCGGCACGCCCGCCCAGTTCGCCTTGAACGACACCACAGGGCCCCGGCCGAAACTGGCAGACCCCGACGAGCAGACCATCCCCACGATCAAGACCGCCGATCCCATTGGCTGGAAGGACGGCGAGGCGCCGGTCGCTGCCGAAGGGCTGCAGGTCACGCGCTTTGCCGACAAGCTCGACCACCCCCGCACGGTCTTCACCCTGCCCAATGGCGATGTCCTCGTGGCCGAAACCAATTCGCCCCCGCGCAAAGTGGGAGGCGTGACCGGCATTGTGATGAACTTCCTCATGAAGCAGGTGGGCGCGGGCGGGCCTTCTCCGAACAAGATTGTGCTGCTGCGTGACGGCGATGGTGACGGACGCGCCGAACAGCGCTTCGTGATGGAGAATCCGGCGCTCGATTCGCCCTTCGGCATGGCCTTCCGCGATGGCCGCCTGCTCGTCGCCAACCATAACGCGGTGCTGTCCTTCCCTTACCAGCTCGGCCAGACCTCGCTTTCCGGCAAGCCCGAGAAACTGATGGACCTTCCCGGTGGAGGCAATCACTGGGCGCGCAACCTGCTGCTCTCGCCGGACGGCACCCAGCTTTTCGTGACGGTGGGTTCCGCATCCAACATTGCAGAAGGCGGGATCGATGCGGAGCGTGGGCGCGCGGCGATCCATGAGTACGATTTCGCCAAAAAACGGTCACGCGAATTTGCCGGTGGCCTGCGCAATCCCAACGGTCTCGATTTCAACCCGAACAGCGAAGAGCTGTGGACCGTGGTCAACGAGCGAGACCAGCTTGGTTCCGACCTGGTGCCCGACTACCTGACCAACGTACCGTTCGGTTCGAACTATGGCTGGCCCTGGGCGTACTGGAAGAAGAACATCGACTGGCGCGTAAAGGAACCGATGCCCGAATACCTGATGGATTACGTGCGCAAGCCTGAATACGGCCTCGGCGCGCACGTAGCGCCGTTGGGACTGGCATTCGCTCGGGGCGGGAACCTTTTGGGCGACAAGTTCCAGCAGGGCGCCTTCATCGCACGGCACGGCTCGTGGAACCGACGTCCGCTTTCGGGCTATGACGTGGTCTTCGTGAAGTTCGACGCGCTTGGCAATGTCCTGCCAAAGTCGCCGGTGCCGGTACTCACCGGGTTCCTGACCGAGGACCAGAAGGCACGCGGACGGCCGACTTGGGTAGCCTTCGCCAAGGACGGCGCCTTGCTCGTCAGCGACGATACGGGCGGTGTAATCTGGCGCGTCACGGCCCCGGGCGCGAAACCCGCCGCAGAGGTGAAGCCGCTGCCGAAGCGTGCCGCACCTCCGCAGCCGAAAGGCACCGGGAAGTTCATCATGAAGCCCAACGCCGATTCAGACTTGGTCAAGCCGCAGGACTAA
- a CDS encoding acyl-CoA dehydrogenase, translating to MSFTPPTADQILAIRVSAGIDELAQSERFAAATPDLVEAIVEGIGAFAAGEWAPLHRAGDQVGAKCGNGRVTLPAGYVEAYRSFVEQGWGSINGPVDFGGQGLPFTLATAVLETLGAANMGFTLLPILTVGAIEALDHHGSEAQKALYLPKLISGEWSGTMNLTEPQAGSDVGALRSTATPITEGPHAGKYRIAGTKIFITFGEHDAAENIIHLVLARTPGAPDGSRGISLFIVPKFHVEQDGSLGARNDVRCVSIEHKLGIHASPTCVMSYGDNGECIGEMVGHENGGLRAMFTMMNSARINVGSQGVQIAERAFQQARTYARDRVQSTRAGAPGKNPVAIIEHPDVRRMLMRMRALTEGSRALLYYTAGQVDRGALGNEAAQKRAELLVPMLKAWGTDIGCEVASLGIQVHGGMGFIEETGAAQHLRDSRIAPIYEGTNGIQAADLVTRKLGYDNGGVLQALMAEIAAEMEDVPEVAALAKDAAAIGQWMSSTASLDDKLAGSVPFTTMCAVAVAGWQLARQSRASDLHSKIAVTKFFNRVIVPEARGLGSSAMAGAALLYDLDADALAG from the coding sequence ATGAGCTTCACGCCGCCCACTGCCGACCAGATCCTTGCGATCCGGGTGAGCGCCGGCATCGACGAACTTGCACAAAGCGAGCGCTTTGCCGCAGCTACGCCCGATCTGGTCGAGGCCATCGTCGAAGGCATTGGTGCCTTCGCAGCCGGAGAATGGGCTCCCCTTCACCGCGCGGGGGATCAGGTTGGCGCCAAGTGTGGCAACGGCAGGGTCACCCTCCCTGCGGGTTACGTCGAGGCCTACAGGAGCTTCGTCGAGCAAGGCTGGGGATCGATCAACGGCCCGGTCGATTTCGGCGGCCAGGGCTTGCCCTTTACGCTCGCCACGGCAGTTCTCGAAACGCTGGGTGCGGCCAACATGGGCTTCACGCTTCTCCCGATCCTCACCGTCGGAGCGATCGAAGCGTTGGACCATCACGGCAGCGAAGCGCAGAAAGCGCTCTATCTGCCCAAGCTGATCTCGGGCGAATGGTCGGGCACGATGAACCTGACCGAACCGCAGGCCGGTTCCGACGTCGGCGCGCTGCGCTCCACCGCAACGCCGATCACCGAAGGCCCCCACGCGGGGAAGTACCGGATCGCCGGGACCAAGATCTTCATCACCTTTGGCGAACACGACGCCGCCGAAAACATCATCCATCTAGTTCTCGCGCGCACGCCGGGCGCGCCTGACGGATCGCGTGGCATCTCGCTGTTCATCGTGCCGAAGTTCCACGTGGAACAGGACGGCAGCCTTGGCGCGCGCAACGACGTGCGCTGCGTCTCCATCGAACACAAGCTCGGCATTCATGCCTCGCCTACTTGCGTCATGTCCTATGGCGACAACGGTGAATGCATCGGCGAGATGGTCGGTCACGAGAACGGCGGGCTGCGCGCTATGTTCACGATGATGAACTCGGCCCGCATCAATGTCGGCAGCCAGGGCGTGCAGATTGCCGAACGGGCGTTCCAGCAGGCTCGCACTTATGCTCGCGACCGTGTGCAGTCCACCCGCGCCGGGGCACCTGGCAAGAATCCCGTGGCGATCATCGAACATCCAGACGTGCGCCGCATGCTCATGCGGATGCGCGCGCTGACAGAGGGGAGCCGTGCCCTGCTCTACTACACCGCCGGTCAGGTCGATCGCGGCGCATTGGGCAACGAGGCAGCGCAGAAGCGTGCCGAGCTGCTTGTGCCGATGCTCAAGGCCTGGGGCACCGACATCGGCTGCGAGGTCGCCAGCCTGGGTATCCAGGTTCACGGCGGCATGGGCTTCATCGAGGAGACCGGCGCCGCGCAGCACCTGCGCGATTCGCGCATCGCGCCGATCTACGAAGGCACAAACGGCATCCAGGCCGCCGACCTTGTGACCCGCAAGCTCGGCTACGACAACGGTGGTGTGCTCCAGGCGCTGATGGCCGAGATTGCCGCAGAGATGGAGGACGTACCGGAAGTCGCGGCATTGGCGAAGGATGCCGCTGCAATCGGCCAGTGGATGAGCAGCACGGCGTCGCTTGACGACAAGCTGGCGGGATCGGTCCCGTTCACCACGATGTGTGCGGTAGCCGTCGCCGGTTGGCAGCTCGCCCGCCAGTCGCGCGCGTCGGACCTGCACAGCAAGATTGCGGTGACTAAGTTCTTCAACCGCGTGATCGTGCCCGAAGCGCGTGGCTTGGGCTCGTCGGCTATGGCCGGTGCCGCTCTGCTCTACGATCTCGACGCTGATGCGCTAGCTGGATGA
- a CDS encoding acyl-CoA dehydrogenase family protein, with product MSLDLIPRTAYNEDHEAFRQTVRRFLQEEIAPNAEKWGDDGIVPKSIWPKAGELGMLCPTVPEEYGGLGLDFGYNAIVDEESSYYGRVATGFSLQSDIVANYLVSYGSEEQKKKWLPKMVSGEVITAIAMTEPGTGSDLQGMRTTAKKDGNHYVINGSKTYITNGQNADLILVCCKTDTEIQPAWKGVSIVLVEADREGFKRGRNLDKIGQDEADTSELFFEDVRVPITNCLGEEGKGFIYLMSELPQERLSIAVGAQASAQKAFDDTVEFTRERKAFGKPILDFQNTRFTLADIKAKLQVGWAHLDWALSRHLRKELTPEEGAAAKLWHTELQWEVMDKCLQLHGGAGYMNEYAIARAWRGARVTRIFGGTNEIMKELIGRKL from the coding sequence ATGTCGCTCGACCTGATCCCGCGCACTGCCTACAACGAAGATCACGAAGCCTTCCGCCAGACCGTACGCCGCTTTCTTCAGGAGGAAATCGCGCCGAACGCTGAGAAGTGGGGCGATGACGGCATCGTTCCCAAGTCCATCTGGCCCAAGGCGGGCGAGCTGGGCATGCTCTGCCCGACCGTCCCCGAGGAATACGGCGGGCTCGGTCTCGACTTCGGCTACAACGCAATCGTCGACGAGGAGAGCAGCTACTACGGCCGCGTCGCGACCGGCTTCTCGCTGCAGTCGGACATCGTCGCCAACTACCTCGTCTCCTACGGCTCGGAAGAGCAGAAGAAGAAGTGGCTGCCCAAGATGGTCTCGGGCGAGGTGATCACTGCGATCGCCATGACCGAGCCCGGTACCGGTTCCGATCTTCAGGGCATGCGCACGACGGCCAAGAAGGACGGCAACCACTATGTGATCAATGGGTCAAAGACCTACATCACCAATGGCCAGAATGCCGACCTGATTCTCGTCTGCTGCAAGACCGACACCGAAATCCAGCCCGCTTGGAAGGGCGTGTCGATCGTTCTCGTCGAAGCCGATCGCGAAGGCTTCAAGCGTGGTCGCAATCTCGACAAGATCGGACAGGATGAAGCCGACACCTCGGAACTGTTCTTCGAAGACGTCCGCGTGCCGATCACCAACTGCCTCGGCGAAGAGGGCAAGGGCTTCATCTACCTGATGAGCGAACTGCCGCAGGAGCGCCTGTCCATCGCCGTCGGTGCACAGGCTTCGGCGCAGAAGGCCTTTGACGATACGGTGGAATTCACGCGCGAACGCAAGGCATTCGGCAAGCCGATCCTCGATTTCCAGAACACGCGCTTCACCCTTGCCGACATCAAGGCCAAGCTGCAGGTAGGCTGGGCGCACCTCGACTGGGCCCTTTCACGCCACTTGCGCAAGGAGCTGACCCCGGAAGAAGGCGCCGCAGCCAAGCTCTGGCACACCGAACTTCAGTGGGAAGTAATGGACAAGTGCCTCCAGCTCCACGGCGGCGCCGGCTACATGAACGAGTATGCGATCGCCCGTGCCTGGCGCGGCGCCCGCGTGACCCGCATCTTCGGCGGCACCAACGAAATCATGAAGGAACTGATCGGGCGCAAGCTTTGA
- a CDS encoding ParA family protein, giving the protein MITVAVANQKGGVGKTTTAINIATALAATGWKSLLIDLDPQGNCSTGIGIPAGERERSSYDLLIDQASIAECMMPTRIPGLDIVPATVDLSGAEVELVSVEDRTHRLRNVLNADTGHDICLIDCPPSLGLLTLNALTAADTILVPLQCEFFALEGLSQLLQTVERVQERFNPDLGILGIVLTMFDRRNRLTDQVADDVRSCLRDLVFDAVIPRNVRLSEAPSHGLPALIYDHACPGSQAYMKLARELIGRLPERRKAA; this is encoded by the coding sequence ATGATCACCGTCGCCGTCGCAAACCAGAAGGGCGGAGTGGGGAAGACCACCACCGCGATCAACATCGCCACGGCTCTTGCCGCCACAGGGTGGAAGTCGCTGCTGATCGACCTCGATCCGCAAGGCAATTGCTCGACGGGAATCGGCATTCCGGCCGGAGAACGCGAACGGTCGTCCTATGATCTCCTGATCGACCAGGCCTCAATCGCCGAATGCATGATGCCAACGCGCATTCCTGGACTGGACATCGTGCCAGCAACCGTTGACCTTTCCGGCGCAGAAGTGGAGCTGGTCAGCGTCGAGGATCGCACGCATCGTCTGCGCAACGTGCTCAATGCCGATACCGGCCACGATATCTGCCTTATCGACTGCCCCCCATCACTGGGCCTGCTCACGCTGAACGCCCTCACTGCGGCGGATACCATTCTCGTTCCATTGCAATGCGAGTTCTTCGCTCTCGAAGGACTAAGCCAACTGCTGCAGACGGTGGAGCGGGTGCAGGAGCGCTTCAACCCCGATCTCGGCATTCTCGGCATCGTGCTCACCATGTTCGACCGCCGCAATCGCCTCACCGACCAGGTTGCCGACGATGTGCGCTCGTGCCTGCGCGATCTGGTGTTCGATGCGGTAATTCCGCGCAACGTGCGCCTGTCCGAAGCGCCCAGCCACGGGCTTCCGGCACTGATCTACGACCATGCCTGCCCAGGATCGCAGGCCTACATGAAGCTGGCGCGCGAGCTGATCGGCCGCCTGCCTGAACGGAGGAAGGCTGCATGA
- a CDS encoding DUF815 domain-containing protein — protein MTEALLTRIADALDRLVPPRAQSADWRAFPAYVWDGKAARGIDPLEAPSLDLMQGIDKQKSAVVENVARLSRGAAAHDMLLWGARGMGKSALLRAATLAAQAANPGSIALVQASPDAGLADLFAILRTVDRRFLVFLDDLGFDAADTDGARKLRSWLEGGVEARPANVRLAVTSNRRAIVERHLSEQDDPVNPRDVVDDRLALADRFGLSLGFHNCTQDDYLAIVAGYATHFGLAWEEADALEWSKRRGGRSGRVAWQYVNELAGRAGRAL, from the coding sequence ATGACCGAGGCGCTTCTCACCCGGATAGCGGATGCGCTTGATCGCCTGGTCCCGCCGCGCGCGCAATCGGCGGACTGGCGCGCGTTTCCGGCCTATGTCTGGGACGGCAAGGCCGCGCGCGGAATCGACCCGCTCGAGGCGCCTTCGCTCGACCTGATGCAGGGGATCGACAAGCAGAAGTCCGCCGTGGTCGAGAACGTTGCGCGCCTTTCGCGCGGCGCAGCGGCCCATGACATGCTGTTGTGGGGCGCGCGGGGCATGGGGAAGTCCGCTCTCCTGCGGGCGGCGACGCTTGCGGCTCAAGCGGCGAATCCCGGCTCTATCGCGCTGGTCCAGGCGAGCCCGGATGCCGGTCTCGCCGATCTCTTCGCGATTCTGCGCACGGTCGATCGCCGTTTCCTCGTTTTCCTCGATGATCTCGGCTTCGATGCGGCCGATACCGATGGTGCGCGCAAGTTGCGTTCCTGGCTCGAGGGTGGCGTGGAGGCGCGCCCTGCAAATGTCAGGCTTGCGGTCACCTCGAACCGTAGGGCCATCGTCGAGCGGCACTTGTCCGAGCAGGATGACCCGGTCAATCCGCGCGATGTGGTCGACGACAGGCTTGCCTTGGCTGACCGCTTCGGTCTCAGTCTCGGTTTCCACAACTGTACCCAGGACGATTACCTGGCGATCGTTGCAGGCTATGCGACCCACTTCGGCCTTGCCTGGGAAGAAGCCGACGCGCTCGAATGGTCGAAGCGCCGCGGCGGACGGTCGGGCCGTGTGGCGTGGCAATACGTCAATGAACTGGCAGGCAGGGCCGGACGCGCGCTTTAG
- a CDS encoding glycine zipper 2TM domain-containing protein produces the protein MLRHLSLAALVFCAMTAPAVARDDDRSSAGGHGGWSGGWQGGYVPGPVYYPPMFGPPYPTVVMAHPVDGPPPPVAYPQGYASPDPRWGEMIERCRKVQGDSGVGGALLGGVAGGVVGNRVVDGNRTLGTVAGAAVGAIAGAAIDKAEDSDLRRECDDYFRSMPRQAYGYPGGGYAPYGYMMVPVMLPPQKPCVETTVVTEKWVDEPVRSRYIPRRAPAVKEKRVKEKRVYTG, from the coding sequence ATGCTTCGCCACCTATCGCTCGCAGCTCTCGTGTTCTGCGCCATGACCGCGCCCGCTGTGGCGAGGGATGATGACCGTTCGTCCGCTGGAGGACACGGTGGCTGGAGTGGCGGTTGGCAGGGCGGCTATGTGCCAGGCCCGGTCTATTACCCGCCGATGTTTGGCCCGCCCTATCCCACAGTCGTGATGGCGCATCCGGTTGATGGACCGCCGCCGCCGGTTGCCTATCCGCAAGGTTACGCCTCGCCTGATCCCCGTTGGGGGGAGATGATCGAGCGCTGCCGAAAGGTCCAGGGTGACAGCGGCGTGGGCGGAGCCCTGCTTGGCGGTGTCGCTGGCGGGGTGGTCGGTAACCGTGTCGTGGACGGTAACCGTACGCTCGGGACTGTGGCAGGCGCGGCGGTAGGTGCGATTGCCGGCGCTGCCATCGACAAGGCCGAGGACAGCGATCTGCGGCGCGAGTGCGACGACTATTTCAGGTCGATGCCCCGACAGGCCTATGGCTATCCAGGTGGCGGCTATGCGCCGTATGGCTACATGATGGTGCCGGTCATGCTGCCGCCGCAGAAGCCCTGTGTGGAGACCACGGTGGTGACCGAGAAGTGGGTCGATGAACCCGTCCGCAGTCGCTACATCCCTCGCCGTGCCCCGGCGGTGAAGGAAAAGCGGGTAAAGGAAAAGCGCGTCTATACCGGCTGA
- a CDS encoding ParB/RepB/Spo0J family partition protein: protein MSGEDAVKTPARRTGLGRGLGALMGEVRREEPIVRISVSGESATGGEVRDGGLALLAVGSIEPHPEQPRRHFDEEALEELAQSIAARGVIQPVVVRPLGGNRYQLVAGERRWRAAQKAQVHEIPAIVRKLNDRDVAALALIENLQREDLNPVEEAKAYQRLADSEGLTQAEIAKFVDKSRSHVANMMRLLGLPDDVLDMVVRDELSMGHARSLINAPDPAGLAREIVGKGLSVREAEKLVRKASRPESGRRQAREAKDPFGQADIAAIQQHLEDFLGLKVTINADADPTTGAVTIRYKNLDQLDLICQRLTGGEF from the coding sequence ATGAGCGGCGAGGACGCAGTGAAGACCCCGGCGCGACGGACCGGCCTCGGCCGTGGCCTTGGAGCGCTCATGGGCGAGGTCCGCCGTGAGGAGCCGATCGTGCGGATCTCGGTGTCCGGCGAGAGCGCTACCGGAGGTGAGGTTCGCGATGGCGGCCTTGCGCTGCTCGCGGTGGGTTCGATCGAGCCGCACCCCGAACAGCCGCGTCGTCACTTCGACGAGGAGGCCCTGGAGGAACTCGCACAGTCCATCGCGGCGCGAGGGGTCATCCAGCCAGTCGTCGTGCGTCCGCTTGGTGGCAACCGCTATCAGCTCGTTGCGGGCGAGCGGCGCTGGCGCGCGGCGCAGAAGGCGCAAGTCCACGAGATTCCGGCCATCGTCCGCAAACTCAACGACCGCGACGTCGCCGCACTGGCGCTGATCGAAAACCTCCAGCGCGAGGATCTCAATCCGGTCGAAGAGGCCAAGGCCTACCAGCGGCTTGCGGACAGCGAGGGCCTGACCCAGGCGGAGATCGCCAAGTTCGTGGACAAGTCGCGCAGCCATGTCGCCAACATGATGCGCCTGCTTGGCCTGCCGGACGACGTGCTCGACATGGTCGTGCGCGACGAACTGTCGATGGGGCATGCCCGCTCGCTCATCAACGCCCCGGACCCGGCCGGCCTGGCACGTGAGATCGTCGGCAAAGGTCTTTCCGTGCGCGAGGCCGAGAAGCTGGTGCGCAAGGCATCGCGGCCGGAAAGCGGCCGTCGCCAGGCGCGCGAAGCAAAGGACCCATTCGGCCAGGCCGACATTGCCGCAATCCAGCAACACCTCGAGGACTTCCTCGGGCTCAAGGTGACGATCAACGCTGACGCCGATCCGACGACCGGCGCGGTCACGATTCGCTACAAGAATCTCGATCAGCTCGACCTGATTTGCCAGAGGCTGACCGGCGGTGAGTTTTAA
- a CDS encoding GAF domain-containing protein, which produces MFTFAPTEGHSRAELHADLLEAARALTDGEPDGVANMANVAALIWQFLPDLNWAGFYRMVEGELVLGPFVGKPACIRIPLGKGVCGTAAASGETQLVADVHAFPGHIACDAASRSELVVPVLRDGGVIAVIDLDSPSPSRFDEEDARGIEALARAMAHRI; this is translated from the coding sequence ATGTTTACTTTTGCACCCACGGAAGGCCATTCGCGGGCCGAACTCCACGCCGACCTTCTCGAAGCCGCGCGCGCACTGACCGATGGTGAACCCGACGGTGTCGCCAACATGGCCAACGTGGCCGCGCTGATCTGGCAGTTCCTGCCGGATCTCAATTGGGCGGGCTTCTATCGCATGGTCGAGGGCGAACTTGTTCTCGGGCCTTTCGTCGGCAAGCCCGCCTGTATCCGCATTCCCCTGGGCAAGGGTGTATGCGGAACCGCAGCCGCAAGCGGCGAGACCCAGCTTGTGGCCGATGTCCATGCCTTTCCGGGCCACATCGCCTGCGACGCGGCAAGCCGGTCCGAACTGGTCGTTCCTGTCCTGCGGGATGGTGGGGTGATCGCGGTGATCGATCTCGACAGCCCCTCGCCCTCGCGCTTCGATGAAGAGGATGCGCGCGGTATCGAAGCACTGGCACGGGCCATGGCTCACCGCATCTGA